Below is a genomic region from Epinephelus moara isolate mb chromosome 9, YSFRI_EMoa_1.0, whole genome shotgun sequence.
TAAACCCAGTCCTCTCCCAAATACTGTATCACAGTATGACTGAATAAACTGCTTGGACAACATTTGTCTTAAAAAATATGCATTACAAATCTTTGGCTTAGTGGCACAAAATATCCCTGCACACCTCTTCCTTCATTGTGTCAGTTTCTGCTCTCACAAAGATTAGTGCTGGTCACCGCTGAGGCTGTGAGATAATCTCTGGACGCCCTCAAGTGTTCAACAAGAGCAAAGACAAACTGGATGCAGCATAACAGTTATGAGACTGTGCTTATCAGACACACCGATCAGCTGCGTGTCTGCTAAATAGTGCGAGTCTAGCGAAGCAGGGTAGATACAAATCTCTGCGTTGGCAACGTAGTGACTAACGTAGGCGAAGAGGAAGACTACAAAGGCAAAGTGCTCTTGAGAAGATCTTATCAATTAAGACAAAATCAGACTTCATTTACAACAAAGGAAAGAATCCAAGAGGTACATTTAAAATCTAAGAGGTAAATAACAGCAGTAGCTGGTAAagatatactgtgcaggatttttctaaaaaatgattccacaggctagttaataacatgtcgggcaggaaatccaaagtgtgtgatcattttgagaaggtgaaggacaaacCTAAGGTGAtataaactcatcttcattggtcgactacaaacatgacgtatcatctgaaacatggaagtagctacatgcccgttagccacttagcacaatcattactgctttgccaacaacgtcattaacaggcggctcgctcagtgtgtgacgtgcacttgtagataaaatacaggcctatattaatgaaggttcattagtactgttttgtatttctctgtgatGTAGCacgacaatcctgcatagtatacctttaacagTGAGTTAGCGAGTGTATATCGCCACATGTTCAGTCATATGAAGCTAATAGCGCCAAAAACCTCATAGACGTGTGCGCAAAGGGCACATAGTCTCCATCGGTTGTTGCTCCCTGGCAATTACACATCTCTGAGCTCCACATACTTTTATCCTAAATGTCCATAACTGTACTTAGTTTAAAGTAGAGTACATAGCAACCTATATAAATGAAATTACACTGAAAATGTGTTGAGTATCACAGTGACTGCTTCATGATCTGAGCAGAGGCATTCTGCTCAGGCCAGCTTTGATTACTTATTTCTTGATTGTAAAAACAGGCATTTTACAAAAATCTGTCACAGTTACGACTCCTACGGGAACacaaagtcatggaaaagtttgtcATGTCACTGACAACTGTGATATGTGAGAACGTTAGTGAGTTAGTCAAGGCTGTATGGAATGATTTATGTTAGTAAGCTGGTGAGACTTAGCCTGCTACAGGTAGGTGTCATGCTCTGCGCTGCTCAGACTCTCTTTGGACCCTTTTTCATTCTTGCCTTCGACGAGAGGTGAGGGGTCAGTGGGAGGAAAGGCAGGATTTACAGTCTGCTGTGGTggtgttttcttctgtttttcctcctttccaCTGTCCTTGGCGTCCTCTACTCTCTCCCGGTCTGTCTTGGGTGCCAGGGGAGACTCCACAATGATGGTGGGCATTTGCTTCAGGTCCTGTCGACTGGGCGGCTCGGCGGCCATGATGGCCTTAGCGCCGTGCATCCTGGGAGGGGACTTGCAGTGTAGATCTCCGCGAGTCTCCTTCCAGTGCCGCAGCTGAGCGAGGTGTTCCTTCTCAATGTCCTTCTCAGACACCACTAACTCGATAATCTGAAACACAAGCGGAGAATGAGGGTGAATCACGTGTGAGTAGTGCCTGGATTTTCTGGTTAAGTGTTCCAGCACATTAAAGGTTAATAAGTCTTTTTATATCTCTGTCAGCACAACTGCAGAGGGGCAAAgtcaaagagaaagacagattgTGCAGTAGGTGCTGggccaaaacaataaaatggatGACACAGACTACAACCATGACGGCGTATAACTGTACCTCGTGCACCAGGAAGCCTTCTCTCATGTACTGTGGGTGTATGGCTCGCAGCAGCTCCATTGTTTCATAGAGGCCTTGACAGGACTTCACTTTCTCTTGGGATCCCAACATGCATTTTAGGAGAACCAGGCCCACTCGAAAGAGGATCTTCACTCCTGAGAACAGCGTTACATCAGACAACATGCAACTAGAGCAACACTTATATTTTAATATAGCACAACTAACGACCAATTAAATTATGTGAATACTTAGATGGATAACTATGGTGTTGTGACAGTCTTGCAGCGTGGTGAGCTACTTCATATATATTCTCATAGTCTTTATCCCAAACTAAAACAACAGGTAAGCTTTATGTATTCAACATTTGCAAAGCTGCTTTAAAAGTGAACATGCTCTGGTGTTTTACATATGAAATTAAACAGTAGGATAATAAGCACATGACAGGGCCTGGAGGAAAATTAAATACGGCTGTACTACTGTACTGTGTACATAACTCTGGAGTTTTACCCGTTAAACAATCCTCGATTCTACCACGTCAGACAAAGCTGCTGTTTTTGAACTAAAAGTAATATTTTCCATTTCAATATCGAGCCATTGAGACTcagtattaaatacatttatacatgACAGGGTTGGCTAATATAATGGTATTTTCCGTTGGACGGTAGAAATGTGTTGACCAGTAGAGATATCGTCTCGACTGGGGGGGATATTCGGGGCCGGCTACGTGGCAAAACGGGACTGGATTATCGCATGGTCATGTCATTCTCGCGCAAACTTGTGACGTTTTTCGTGATTTGCGTGTGATCATGTCAATCCAGCTGCCTTGCACAGGCCCCTGGGCAatgtgctgggctttgaagccaactTTCGTAGCAGCCAAATAGTAGAATTAAGTCCATCAAGTGATGCCCTGCGGCCCAAAGAGactttttccccatagacttacatggcgaaagagacatctgcaaattagtggatacatttttgagcttgtttcactatcagagTTTGATAtatttggtccaataacatgaatcattttatccccattcatgTTACTGGAGCGCTAAAGTAAAAGTAGCCGTCACTATGGGCCACACAGAGTGGAAGCAGAGAAGATTTTGGCCATATCGTCCATCCCTAATTCATGACATAATctttataaatgagacttgtcAGGTCTGGCAAAACCACTTTTGATAGTGTTTTTTCATGCACCGTGTAACATATATAGTGCAGTGCCTCACCCTCACAAAGAAACATGTCCCAGACCCGCAGCACCGAGGCCCACGGCAGAGTCCGAGAGAAAGCGCACATGAACCACTCGGTCATGTACAGGATGGGCTCCAGCTTGTGCTTCTTTAAGTGACGGTAGGCCACAGGAGACACACGCCGCAGGAGAGCGTACAGGATCTCCCCGTCCAGCTGGATCGCCTCCTGCAGAGACGACATGGAACAGCAGTcaatggagggagagagggaacagACACCTTTCTCTTTGCTTAATCTGATTCTGTCTGATTATCTCGTCCTTGTGGCCTGGTCACCACCTCGTGGTATTAGGTCGTTAGCGTATTGGTGTCAAGCTGGGGACACGCTGGCCTGAgaaacaccaccaccagccaCATATTACATCTGTAAACTGAAGTTGACTGACTTGAGACTTCTGTTTGGCTGGTTAAATCAGCAGATATGCAGTCTTCAGAAACCCAGTGTTCTTGGGCACTGCTACAGTATTGTGAGTTCATTTTTGCTTACAGTAAACAAGAGATTCATTTTGGCAATATTTATAGGGTTCACAGAGATAATAATTGACATGCTGAACACTGTTAATATGTAATCCTGTTACAGGTTGCACTCTCAAGCTCTTCTTATGATATTAAAGTCCTCTTTTCAAAATCATGTgacggtgtgtctgtgtggaccCATACCAGCCCTGTGCTGTAGTAACCGGGAAGGTATTTCTCACAAATCTGAACGAGACACCAGAATGCATCCTGGGacaaagaaaggaaacaaaggTAGGTATTTATTATAGTAAAATGTGACATTATACGGTGATTTTTTGCTTAAAGTATCATTCACAAATCGCTAGTGTGTGTTCAGTTCACCTCTGCTGGCATGTGCATCAGAAGAACAGCAGCGATGGGAGCCTGAGCCTGACAGTAACCCTCCTCAGGGCGATGCAGAGTATAAGCCTTCAACACACGGAACAGGTCTTGCTGCCTGAATGTTTGAAGAAACATAAACGATATTCAGAAACTATATTAtctacacaaacacaacaatagGCATATTGACAAGCCTTCAGAAGGGAGTGCTTACCCATGACCTCCTCTTGCTGCAAACATTTCATGGAAGGGGAACTGTCGATGGAGGTCCCTCTCTATAATATCTACCCATTTAGGATCTCCTGGCTGGCTGTCCAGTTCCTAAAACACAACGTAACTTTATCAGCTTTTGCAACAGTATACCTTATGTTTTTTCTTAGTCTTTTCCCATCATCCACTGTTAATAGCAATTTTATAATGCTGACTCTGGAACTTAAAGTCTCAGTGAAAGTTATAACCTTAGACAGAGCCAAGCCCCTATAAGAGTCTGGGTGCCTAAAACTGAGACACACTCAGTACTTTGAGTGACTATGATTTGTCCCAAGCATGAAAGaggcatgtttttttcatttaaataacttGATGACAGCAGGGATCACATATATTCAACTCACATGGAATTTTCCCTGGTTTTGCTCCCTTCTTACTTTGCCCCCCGTGAGGTAGAGCCAGGCCCGGCCACGCAGGGATGGAGGGATCCCCTTCTGACAGCGCTCTTTCACCTGTTAGTCAACATGTGCACAGTTAAAAACAAGAGAAAGGAAGATCAAAAGAAAGCAACACAGACACTGACATGAAATGACATGCAACTGACCTTCAaagatgaaggaaaaaaataaaatgccatagtGATGGAATGACTACAAGTCTTCCACCTCAGTTTTCAACATGAATTTATATTGTTTAGTCTATTTCAAAACCACTGCAACAACAACCATGCTCGTGCTCCAGAGCAGCCAGTGCACACTAGATAAACTCCTGCAAAGTGTACAATTTtattacaaagaaataaaatagtgGAGCAAGATTTAATTCACAGTTTATTAAGCAGACcttcttgtgttttttggcCATCCATTTGTCCCAGCTGTTGAGCATCTCCAGCCATTTTACCTCCCGCTGCCTCAGCACCTCAGGGGGTATTTCTTCAGCACTGTGGAGATAGGAGACAATGTCACTGATAAAAGCaatcacattattttcatatagACGGACCCCTGTACTGGGGTAATCCTGTCTTCAGAGGGGGCGGGACAGTGGCTCATCTCTTCCTCGTCCACACAGGAAGCCTAACCTCAGACAAAACAGTGGAACACTTGCCATCGGCCGCGGAGTACAAGGAAAACAGGAAGCTGTGGGAGAACTTTCCCCTAGCTCAGTTCCCTATAACCTCCTACACACAACTTACACCAGTGTCTCACTTCACTACAGTCCTATCAAAGATCAGAGCTGTCATATTGTTATGCACACTTTCCTGCATGCTCATTTTGGCAAACAAATTTAAAGAGCTCACTGACGTGCTTTTGCATAAAAAAGCTAAAGAAAGTTGAACAGTTGTCAATCACTACTCTTTATAAGATACCACAGTGACTTGACTGAACTCATAAGAACTAAAGACCAATGACTGGAACAGTTACTTTTAGGTCTTCAAATTAGGCCACAATCACTAAGATATTTATGGCAGATGACGAGCTCAAGCTGCCTGGTTTGCTCAGTTCTTCCAGTATCCCTAGTGCCTCGTATCTAAGTCATTACAAAAGTGCTGTACATTTTTCAAGGAGAGTTTAAAGGACTTCACTCACAGCATGACCATTTATAAATCAGTTGGTCATGCCGTTTAcagcaaaacatccatttataaACTCTAACACGACTCGTGCAGTATTTCCCAGGTCTTATTTATCCAGCCATATGATGTTTTTCCCAAGtgcatgcattttcactaaacaACCTTAAtactggagtctggctttgaagagagtgtagataagtttcacttttagttcagctTTCAATACTGATGTTTAATTGAAAGCGTATGAGAGGTACTAAGCGTACAACTAGATTaacgagacttggattatactgaacgacttgtgtgagagtttgtcaacAGATACTACATATAGTTTTATCATAGTTAAAGTGGtcgtcaatcaatcaataaattaatatgTTCACAAGTTCAAAATAAGACGGCATGACTAGCTGATATAACATATCatttttgtgggtgaagtattcctttaacaatcAGCTGTGTGAGTGACACAGATGCAGAACACAAACTGGGACATTATGCAGGTCCAAGTGACAGAGAATACATTATAGGggccacaacaacaaacacttaATCCCACTTGCATTCAAACCTTGTACTagcaacagccagcagctgcggGTCAGAGGACCTCAGAGAGCTACCGGACATTTGACAGTTTAAAAGGTCAGAGGTGTGGCAACTGCGTGGGAATATGCAGCCCTATTCTATACTTTAGTGAAGACCAGTGATGAGAGAGAGGGGTCGCCTATGTACAGACAAAAGTCAAAAATGGTGCgtgccaaaaaataatcaacaacttctacaatcaggcttccacctcaccatgtGTGACGCCAGGTTTATACACATGGGTCAAAGTTTATCCCATTaactctgtttttatagatcacaacttttgcattGGGAAATggtgtacgcctctttcaggccttgttttgtgtaaTAAAATGAGTCCTCAAGGACACGAGTAATGTAgtctctctgtgtttggtgCCAGATGTAAAATGAGCAAGGAAAGCAGGAACGAGGAGTACTGTCTAAATGATATGAGATGGTAGTGGTGTATGTCAGTGGTTCCCTACATGGGGGCTCAcaagttaaaaaacaagttttatAACAGatattgtgctttttaaaaaatttctAAAATAACCTGTGACAAGGTCAAGGGGTCACAAGTGGACACAACTTTGCTTTAAAGGGCCCACATGTCAAGAACCTCAGCTATAAATCAGGGTTATTAACCAGCTATTAACTGGATCTAATCTTTGTTTTGCATCTTCCACataaaaaaagtctttcaaATGACAGCAGGTATCTTTGCAAGGAAGAAATGTCAGATTCTCACAATAAATTATCTGATGACTTCAGCAGTCACAGGAAGATTTGTCACCTTTATCTGTCTTCAACTGAATGCAAAAAGAAAGAGACTATCTGTGTGGACGTCTGTGGAGACATTAACCAACATTTCATTCAAGGTAATGTAACCAGATATTTTGGGACATCTTCAGCACTTACGTCTCTCCAGAGTGCTGCTGTGCTCCTCCAGTGAACCCATACTTGTCCACCTGTCTCTCCCCGGGGATGGTGCCATTTATCTCTGGGTCTGATCCATACGAGACGCCTTTGCCATTATTATCTGTCAGCTTCTCTGTGCTGCCCCGCATGTCCAGTCCATTGCCCTGCTCCGTTTTTGCCATTTAATCCACATTTAACTGAGCGGAAGCCTTCCGTCTACACTGTGTTCACATAACTTACCCTTCCGACCAATCTTGGAAGCTCAGCTAACTCTTTAAAGCTCTCCATGAAGACGCCCGCGGCTAGCCACAGTTGCTAGGAGGATTAGCTTCCTAGCTGCTAGCTCGCTAGTGCTATAAACACAACTTAGCGTGACATTGTTTACTGTCGACAGACCTGTTCGCTTTAGTCATATAACGTTAAACAATGTTCAGGTCTAACAAAAAATAGTCGAACTATAAAAGAGCAAATGCAGCTGGTTTGGTAAATACAAAATTAGTATTGTCTGCTTGCTAGCTCCGGAGCTAAGATGCTAGCATCACACAGCTGTCAGCTGACACACACCTAGCGTTATTTAAAGCGGAATCTCTGCTGTCAGCAAGAATGTAGGTTAGCTGGTGGCTACCAGGAAGAGAAGCTGGAAGATTAGTAAACAAAACATCCATGGCATCCTTTAACTCTGCACTGCCATCTAATGTTAAAGCTCAAAATCACACATTCAAAGTCTTTACAGTCTGTTATTAAATGATTGTTATCAACTTATTTATGTAGTTTTATAGCTGTGCATGTCAGAGTAATTTGACTTTACTTCactttattttgtgattttatgaTGTGTTAAAGGTCACATGCAGCAGCAGTTCCTCTCTGGAAAAATAACTGTTTAATTAGGTTCATTTACAGGTGCCATGTTCAGACTAATGCCACTCATGTAGATTGTTTTAACTGATGACCTAGTATAAGTAAACAGATATGAAGAACAGGAAAAGTGAAATTAACCCTTAAAGATttacaccacctaaattatggATTCCaaaatgttatttccatggtcGAGGAAAGTTCAATTAGTATTTGTGAGCAGGAGCtgctctctcaaagccagaaaccagagaagtcagtgtcaaacttgtgatgttatAGGGTATTAAATATGGAGCCTCTTCGTTGACACAgctgggagcctgattttgtggagcCACAGAagttttgttatattttttatactcaaatgagctttattcaaTAGTATTGTTCTCAggtttgaaacagaaaatgttcctaTACATTCAAAACATTTCTGCGGGTGCTCTCAGTTTCATCTATAACATCTTGTCTAATTCTTCAttgatggagcagctccagactttatggCATCAACAATTttagttttagcactctagcttTTGGATTTAGGAGAGAGTTGTTTAATTTTACTATGTACTGTCTTAGACCACAGCAATAACATGTATGAACAACATGTATGAATTCTGAAAATGGATGTAGTTCCCCTTAAATATATATTACTTCCAGATACTTCAACAAGACTTTGTAACAGTCTGTGGCCCCCAGTAATAATACCACCATGTAAAAATGAGTAGCAGTCCTGCATTCATAATTTCAATTATCTacttattatttaaattttaccCCTGTTTGAGAGGGTTATTGTTGTATTATgggattattgatgcattaacatGTAAGCAGCATATTAATGTTGTAGCTGCTTGAGGGGGGAGCCACTTTTTGCTTCATATACCCCTATGTGGTTCGATGTATaatttcaaaatgtaaatgtgtactTCTATTTGTTGGtcatgttttgtatgtaaaatcaaaaactgtaaactaactactaaaaagtaaacaaGCTGCGTGGTTTGCTCAGTTCTCAGTTAAACGGTGTTTTGGGGTGTCGTCTTCTTGGGACGCCCACTTCGTGACCTGTCTCTGACATCCCCTGTTATATGgaacttggccttcagtttgcagatggTGCTAGGGCTCATTCCAAATAATGCCGCaacaccagcttgaagttgcCCTATCACACGGGCCCTATCCAGATCAGTCAAACGTGGTATGTCGATTCTTGGAGCATACACCAACTGATTGGcacctgattgtcagcacctgggggtaccagaagctcaaaacTGGCAAATTTTCATGgacgcaacccacatactcagctctgctgctcatcccacaaatgcatgttgcttacaaatgtggcaccatttaaaagggaaataaaaagtCTTTCCAACGGTGTaagatttattgatttattgatctatgaaacacaaatttccttccTTTTTGTACTTAGTTTatgtgtcaaataaatgtaatagAGCAGAAAAAATTTATATATTTCCCTCTGAGTGTAGCAGTAGTAGAAGAGCTTAAGTTTGAaatagcagaaaatggaaatactgtttgtttgtttgattgaaGGTGTTATTTCGAACATGTTAAagtacaaaaaggaaaaaaaaatgtgagcaaTACAGTAAGTCAAACAGATGACGACCCCcccaaaacaacaataaagcaATTAAAGCAGTtaaacaatcaaaaaaaaaaaactacttaaATAGGGGTACAGATACTTCAaaattgtacttgagtaaatgtatctTGTTACTTTACACCGCTAGTGGCCACACTAAAAattcatttttatgtattttcacaCTTACAGTGGGCATATATACACATAACTTTATATTGAATTGTGATAATTTTAATTATGAAAAAGCTCATTTTACAGTTATAAAAGGATGATGTGCCTGCTGTACTACCTTTGTATTTAACCTGCTCCAATGTGGTAAATGTGTGCCGTCAGTACAGAAATTGTATCATCTAATATTCAGGATGCAGCTGATACAATAATCCAAATTTTCTCAACCTCACTGTAACAAAAGCTGCTTTATTAGAGCTGTCAATCACTTTGCATGTTCGGATGTGTCTTCTGCACATCTGCCTCTGAAGATGAAACATGGAACAGCATCAATGAAAGACCAAGGAGAATTTAGTATAAATACTAGattctttatttaaatattgtacatattttaaaacatatttacataaaTTAGACCTGCATTGTTACACTGTAGACATAGGTGTATctttcatacacacaaacatcgCTTGCTGAAAGGACAATCATACCATACAGACTGCAGAAGCACCTTTGAGAAACAACTTTACAGGAGAGAAAAGACGGGGGAGGGACTTTCACTTACATCAAACACCGGGCAACG
It encodes:
- the tbc1d10ab gene encoding TBC1 domain family member 10A is translated as MAKTEQGNGLDMRGSTEKLTDNNGKGVSYGSDPEINGTIPGERQVDKYGFTGGAQQHSGETAEEIPPEVLRQREVKWLEMLNSWDKWMAKKHKKVKERCQKGIPPSLRGRAWLYLTGGKVRREQNQGKFHELDSQPGDPKWVDIIERDLHRQFPFHEMFAARGGHGQQDLFRVLKAYTLHRPEEGYCQAQAPIAAVLLMHMPAEDAFWCLVQICEKYLPGYYSTGLEAIQLDGEILYALLRRVSPVAYRHLKKHKLEPILYMTEWFMCAFSRTLPWASVLRVWDMFLCEGVKILFRVGLVLLKCMLGSQEKVKSCQGLYETMELLRAIHPQYMREGFLVHEIIELVVSEKDIEKEHLAQLRHWKETRGDLHCKSPPRMHGAKAIMAAEPPSRQDLKQMPTIIVESPLAPKTDRERVEDAKDSGKEEKQKKTPPQQTVNPAFPPTDPSPLVEGKNEKGSKESLSSAEHDTYL